One Drosophila teissieri strain GT53w chromosome X, Prin_Dtei_1.1, whole genome shotgun sequence genomic window, GCATCCGTGCGAATCACCTGATTGCGCTTTCTGCACAGGATTACAATTGATTACGAGTGAGAAAGTTAATAAAAGCAACCAAAAAGGGATTAAAACCCACCGGTCGATGACTATGTGATCGTTTTTGGACAGCTTGTGTAGACTGCAGGCCAGTTGGCCGAGAGTATCCTTCTCCCGCAGCAAATCGTCTGCAGTACCCGGCAAACCTCCGTCGGGCGCGGAATTCTCTGCAGGATTCTTGGCGGCCTCCTGCCGATCCTGCACAGAACCGGTCTTCTCCGGCAGCACCTGCAGGTCGGCCAGTACCGAGGGATCCTCCAGGAGATGCTTCATTGGCGCGCCACGCTTGGTTATTTCgaataaacacaaaaacaaatcaaataacaAACCCGAATTTGGATTTAAAGGTGTTAGTgttattttggtattttttagaagtatatatgtacttttttAGTATATTTTTGGATTCCCATGACTTGAGGTCAcacaaattgtttgttttaaatttgtaaacacctCGTGGTGAACAGACGTTTTTAAGCAGATTAGAAAACAAATCGAAGAGTCACGATTTCTACTCTCAAAAAAGTACTGTCATCAttccaaattaaaattaccaAGTGCTGGCTCatcagcattaaaattaaatctatCATTATTTGAGCTTTCGATATTAATCGCCTTCCCTTGATATTCACCACTACCAAAGCCAAAGGCGTTAGCCTCTTTTTAGCCAACTTCTCCGGATACTCAGCTTGGATTTAAAAAATCCGTGTAGGCGAGGGAAATGGCCGAGAAAACGGGATTCATCAGTGTGCCCTGGCAGCAGCACCGGCTGGGCGGGCGGTACACTAGGCCGTTTCCTTCTATGAGCCGCCCGAAATGCCTTGGCGTATGCAGCATAAACGCTAGCCGGGATTATGTGGACGACGCCAGCGGTGCCAGCTACATGGCTGGCCAACCGTGGCCAGAGCTGCCGCTCGACCTCAACGATGGAATAGAGGATGTGATCCGCAAGCCCGTCGATCACGTCAAACGGGATTTGGAGTATATGCTGCTCTATATCAAGCATCACCGGAAGGAACTGCTCCGCCAGCAAAGCTCCAATCCAGGAAATCTCTTCTTGGACACCGACTTTGTAACGTTGCGTGGTATTTTGCGGCAGATAATGTGCCTGCAGTATGATACTAATCGCACTTTCCGCATCAAGGCGACTCTCCTCAACGGCAACATCTATATGGCCAAAGAGGACACGCCGGAGCAGCGGCTGGAGAACGAGAACATGAGCAAGAAACAGCTGGACATGTGCTCCTGGGGTTTCAAGTTTGAGCAGTACCTGACCAGTGCCCAGGCGCAGGGCAAGCCGATCACCAATGTGCCGGTTAACGAGGCGGAGGAGTTTATGGGCGTGTACCGCGTGAACCTGGCCGGAATTGAGATGCTCTACGGCGCCGAACTGGACTGTGTGGACAGCACGGAGCCAGTGTGAGTGGTCCAGGGCTTAATTGCACTTATTGGTTTCCAATTCAGTATGTATATGAATGATCATTGGTCCCTCCATTCTTTATGCGTAGTGACTTCAAAGATCCCAAAGTGCTCGACTCCTTGAATTTTGTGGAGCTGAAGACCAGCGCCTTCAATATGAACAAACACCAAATGCGCAGCTTCGATTCGTACAAGTCGGCCAACTGGTGGAGTCAGTCATTCCTGGTGGCCATCCAAACGATTTACGTGGGACTGCGCGACGCCAAGGGCATGGTGCAGAAGATCGATGAGATCGATGTACGCACACTGGCCCGCAACAAGCCGTGGAATCCATCGGCAATGGCTTGGTACCTGGAACAGTTTTTGCGCAATCTTAAGAAGCTCCTAGTGACCATTAACGATCCGTTTGCGGTGGTTCAGGTGACTTTTCGCGATAAGCGCGCCTACTACGAAGTGCTGCGCGGCCCGGAACACCAAATCCTGCCCGATTGGTATCGAGATATGCTCAAGGCGGCCACCTAAAGAATTTGCACTGAATGGAATTTGCTTAACGAGAGCAAGTCTGATCATGGAATTAATCGTTTTTTATGATTCTCGTACGATATATACAAACCGACTTAGAACTATTGAATTGAATGCATTAGTCACTTGAGGTCGTTGGTCTCCAGAAGGGGCACGGCGCTTGGTTCCAGTTTGGCACTGGTCGGGCCATAACGCCGTCTATCGGGTGGACTGCCGGCGGTAAAGCCGCCCATTCCAAATACGTGGCCTCCGCTGCCGCCGAGCGATTCGCGCTTCTCGATAACACAGTCAAAGAAGCGGGATAGTTTCACGGCATCAGTGGTTCCAGCGGCCAGACTGCGGTTGTCTCGGCAATTCAGCCAAATCTCCTCGGCGCCACACTTATCGGCTGGTGGATAATAAAATGGATGAATGTAAGGAGAAAACATTTGTCTTGTAATATTTGGAGGCACCTATTCCGCCCGCTTTCTTCACCGCCGTCTTGGGCTGCCGCTTCTCGTCGATGAGGTCAAGCTTGGTGCCCATGACCAGGATGGGCGTTTGCGTGGCGCCTAGAAACTCCTCCATGTCGAACCGGATGTGGCCGTCCGTGCCGGAGGTGTTTGATGAGAAGCTGCTCAGTGGGGTGGACGGCGATGGTGGCATGGAGCTGCCCCGCGATTTGTACGTATCCTTGCCCTCCTTGTTAACGATCTCATACAGCCAGtcgagcagctgctcctgcgaCTTGCCGTTGGTGAGGTCGTGCACCAGAATGATGCCATGGATGCCCGTGTAGAAGACGCTGCGGGTGTTCTTATGGCTCAGCGAGCCTCCGACATCGAACAGCTCCACGAAGTAGGGACACTGGCGAGCGGTGCCCTCCTTGAACTCATGAATCTTCACCTGGATGTTGCAGCCCACCGTCCAGCCGGGACGGATGAGGGACTCGTTGTGGGCGATGAGATGCGTCAGGCAGGTCTTGCCCACACCTGGAGAGGCAATTCTCGAGAGGATTAGTGGCACGGGGTGCCTTTGGCGCCCATTATTTACCCGAATCGCCAACCACAACAATTCGCACTCGATTGTTCATCGCCATTTGATTGAGAAAttgcagccacagccacactGGCATTTCgttaaaatactaaataaatataataataacaccagtaactgaaatatttaaactattaTGTAAGGTAATTTCGAAAGGAACTCAGGCTTAAAACTATAAACAAATGTCTAATCATTTactcaattaaataattttgaaatataaattcaaaaatgatCTCACTACTTATGTGCTGGTATATTTTTAAGGGTCTCGTGGTATATGCAGACTATCGCTCGCCGGTCACACTTGCTaaagcttaaaaaaaaacacttggcAAAATTTagataataaacaaaatcaaaaatagtTGAATTTCGAATAAGATGGAGTACGAAAGTGTGCTGATCGTGAAGCCGGAGGTGTTTATCTACAAAATACCGCCTCGTGCAAGCAATCGAGGCTATAGGTAAGTGGACAAATCGGTTGGAAAAAGAGGCgactatttttttttcgccccCTGCTTTGGATTTTCTGCCACCAAAATTGAAAGTTTTTCGTGCATTTCAACGCCCACTCATTGCACATATAACTAAATATATACGTGTATATATCCACTCGGGGTGTGAGAAtgcattaattatgtttttctttcttagTCAAGGTTACAGGCACCACgacttttttgttgttgttgctgctgctgaggctGTGAAGTTCAAttccaattgatttttttccgTGCAATTATTGTTGAACATTTTCACTTACACGTATCAGggagccaaaaaaaaaagcagaaaaacacaggGAAAAAAACGGGGGGCAGCGAAAAAGCTCCGCTGGCGTGCGTGTAATTGTTGCTATTTGCAGCCACTctctttgttttccttttgttgctgtttatttCACAGTTAACTGCGCTCAGGTGAGCAAATAAcacaaattaaatggaataCCTCAAATATTGGGGGTATACTATAATTAAATGGCTATGAACGATCGAATGCCTGGTGAATTAATCACAACAAGAACCACATTCTGCATTCCACCGGTTATTTCTATTGTAATTTATGGCTTGTGTATGGGAATGGCATCGCGTAGTAAGTCCCTCAATTATCTTACAAGATATAGAGCTCCTTATACCGACTATTTCTTCAGCAGCTATATGATTATATAGTTAGCTTCACTTCTTACAACTATCAAAATGAAAGAATTCTTAGACTAGACGAGCCAGATAAAGTCCATGTCGTTCATTTTCTGCAAGATTTTCAGacctaaaaaaatatatttaactttcCTTATCAGAGTACATACAATTTCCGCAAGAAAatgaaactaattaaaataattttcctcTTTCAAATGCCTATTCACAGAGCGGGAGATTGGAACTTAAAAGAGCCCACCTGGACGGGCAGGATGCGACTGGTGGCCAAGGGCACCGCCGTCGTCCTGAAGCTGGAGGACAAGACCAGTGGTGCCCTGTTCGCCAACTGCCCCATCGACACATATCCCGGCGTGGCCATCGAGGCGGTATCCGACAGCTCCCGGTACTTTGTCATCCGCGTGCAGGACGATAATGGACGATCGGCATTCCTTGGCCTCGGATTCGGCGATCGGTCCGATTCGTTCGATCTGAATGTGGCGCTGCAAGATCACTTCAAGTGGGTGAAGAACCAGGAGCAGATCGAGAAGGAGAAGACGGAGCCCAAGCAGGAGCTGGATCTGGGATTCAAGGAGGGCGAGACCATCAAGATCAACATGAGGATAACGGTGGGTACAACTGCATAGTCTTTGAGCGCTAAATAACCATTTCCATAAGGGATCTGGTCAAATTCTACACTATGTGCCTAATCAGCTTCTGCAACGAAGTCTCTGTTTCAGAGCCACTTGGTTGAAGATGTGCGCATTCCACTCTTTTCGCTTAATCAGCTTATCTGAACAGCTGAAACTTGATCATTATGGTTATGGTCCAAGATAATGATTTCGGAATGAAGAAAACGCTGAATTGAGCTTCCTTAATGTTTGgaattttgatatttgtttcaGAAAAAGGATGGCTCCGAGGGATCCTCGCGCACTGGCAAGAACAAAGGCTCCTCGGGCgtgctgccaccgccgcctgGTGGCCTTGGAAAGATCGCTCCGCCACcggccgccgccgcagccacGACGGTACGGCAAAGTCCCGGCGTTTCGCCCGCCCACAGACCCGCCGCTGGAGGATCCGAATGGACCGACTATGCATCCGCCGGGTGAGTTGTAACTGGGGCTATACCCAACTATGTGCATCGACAAATGAAACAGCCAAATGGCTTTGATTTTCAAATGAGCATTGAGTCTtttttacaatgcaaattATTCTTTTCCAGTGGCAACCAAGGACAACAGAACTCGGCCAACGCCAACTGGGTGCAGTTCTAGATAGACATCatcctgttcctgctgctgctgcgctccTACCCCCCAGAACATTATGTTTTAAGACTCTTCagatgtgtttttttttatccaCCATTTGCAAGCAAATTATTATCGTTTTGAATAAGACCAAAAGATTGAACAGAACATTCAGCAAGGGCGTCACGCGTTAAAGTTAGagatttttaattcaattgaaattgtgTATTAGTTTCCCCGCCCACCACTCGCCCAccttctctctctttctccctctcTATCTGCGTAATTGCGTCTCGCTCTAATTGGAGGCGTCAGATGAAGGTGGGCGAAGTTCTCAGTGGG contains:
- the LOC122623127 gene encoding rab-like protein 3, yielding MPVWLWLQFLNQMAMNNRVRIVVVGDSGVGKTCLTHLIAHNESLIRPGWTVGCNIQVKIHEFKEGTARQCPYFVELFDVGGSLSHKNTRSVFYTGIHGIILVHDLTNGKSQEQLLDWLYEIVNKEGKDTYKSRGSSMPPSPSTPLSSFSSNTSGTDGHIRFDMEEFLGATQTPILVMGTKLDLIDEKRQPKTAVKKAGGIADKCGAEEIWLNCRDNRSLAAGTTDAVKLSRFFDCVIEKRESLGGSGGHVFGMGGFTAGSPPDRRRYGPTSAKLEPSAVPLLETNDLK
- the LOC122623126 gene encoding decapping nuclease DXO homolog isoform X2; its protein translation is MAKEDTPEQRLENENMSKKQLDMCSWGFKFEQYLTSAQAQGKPITNVPVNEAEEFMGVYRVNLAGIEMLYGAELDCVDSTEPVDFKDPKVLDSLNFVELKTSAFNMNKHQMRSFDSYKSANWWSQSFLVAIQTIYVGLRDAKGMVQKIDEIDVRTLARNKPWNPSAMAWYLEQFLRNLKKLLVTINDPFAVVQVTFRDKRAYYEVLRGPEHQILPDWYRDMLKAAT
- the LOC122623129 gene encoding NECAP-like protein CG9132 — encoded protein: MEYESVLIVKPEVFIYKIPPRASNRGYRAGDWNLKEPTWTGRMRLVAKGTAVVLKLEDKTSGALFANCPIDTYPGVAIEAVSDSSRYFVIRVQDDNGRSAFLGLGFGDRSDSFDLNVALQDHFKWVKNQEQIEKEKTEPKQELDLGFKEGETIKINMRITKKDGSEGSSRTGKNKGSSGVLPPPPGGLGKIAPPPAAAAATTVRQSPGVSPAHRPAAGGSEWTDYASAGGNQGQQNSANANWVQF
- the LOC122623126 gene encoding decapping nuclease DXO homolog isoform X1; translation: MAEKTGFISVPWQQHRLGGRYTRPFPSMSRPKCLGVCSINASRDYVDDASGASYMAGQPWPELPLDLNDGIEDVIRKPVDHVKRDLEYMLLYIKHHRKELLRQQSSNPGNLFLDTDFVTLRGILRQIMCLQYDTNRTFRIKATLLNGNIYMAKEDTPEQRLENENMSKKQLDMCSWGFKFEQYLTSAQAQGKPITNVPVNEAEEFMGVYRVNLAGIEMLYGAELDCVDSTEPVDFKDPKVLDSLNFVELKTSAFNMNKHQMRSFDSYKSANWWSQSFLVAIQTIYVGLRDAKGMVQKIDEIDVRTLARNKPWNPSAMAWYLEQFLRNLKKLLVTINDPFAVVQVTFRDKRAYYEVLRGPEHQILPDWYRDMLKAAT